One genomic region from Terriglobales bacterium encodes:
- the ftsZ gene encoding cell division protein FtsZ — protein MADDKKSEVRIQFNEEPRNNARIKVIGVGGGGSNAVNRMIDAKVEGVEFVVANTDLQALQMAKAAHKIQLGVKLTNGLGAGANPEVGRRAALEDSDQIIEALEGADMIFVTAGLGGGTGTGAAPIIASLASEMGALTVAVVTKPFAFEGKRRLQQAERGMQELIDSVDTLIVIPNEKLLAVAQNAGFFESFRVADDILRQAVQGISDIITIPGIINRDFADVKAIMAGMGPAVMGTATAKGEGRATLAAQAAIASPLLEAGAIDGARGILINITGSSSLKLSEVHEASTIIQSAAHEEANIIFGAVMDEKMKDEVKITVIATGFQTEKLHKKDKVVSAAATAIAQQRTAASYAQPATPPPPPTRPSIPIAARPVQSPSPLQNAKEAVRDVERDDLDVPAFIRKRGDVQ, from the coding sequence ATGGCTGACGACAAGAAGAGCGAAGTCCGGATCCAGTTCAACGAGGAGCCGCGCAATAACGCCCGCATCAAGGTGATCGGCGTGGGCGGCGGGGGCTCCAACGCCGTGAACCGCATGATCGACGCCAAGGTCGAGGGCGTGGAGTTCGTGGTCGCCAACACCGACCTGCAGGCGCTCCAGATGGCCAAGGCCGCGCACAAGATCCAGCTGGGCGTGAAGCTGACCAACGGCCTGGGCGCGGGCGCGAATCCCGAAGTCGGCCGCCGCGCCGCGCTCGAGGATTCCGACCAGATCATCGAGGCGCTGGAGGGCGCGGACATGATCTTCGTGACCGCCGGACTCGGCGGCGGCACCGGCACCGGCGCCGCTCCCATCATCGCTTCGCTCGCCAGCGAGATGGGCGCGCTCACCGTGGCGGTCGTCACCAAGCCGTTCGCCTTCGAAGGCAAGCGCCGGCTGCAGCAGGCCGAGCGCGGCATGCAGGAACTCATCGACTCGGTCGACACGCTCATCGTCATCCCCAACGAGAAGCTGCTGGCGGTCGCGCAGAACGCGGGTTTCTTCGAGTCGTTCCGCGTGGCCGACGACATCCTGCGCCAGGCCGTGCAGGGCATCTCCGACATCATCACCATTCCCGGGATCATCAACCGCGACTTCGCCGACGTGAAAGCCATCATGGCCGGCATGGGTCCGGCGGTCATGGGCACCGCCACCGCGAAGGGCGAGGGCCGCGCCACGCTCGCCGCGCAGGCGGCCATCGCATCGCCGCTGCTCGAGGCCGGCGCCATCGACGGCGCGCGCGGCATCCTCATCAACATCACCGGCTCCAGTTCGCTCAAGCTGAGCGAAGTCCACGAAGCCTCCACCATCATCCAGAGTGCCGCCCACGAAGAAGCCAACATCATCTTCGGCGCGGTCATGGACGAGAAGATGAAGGACGAGGTGAAGATCACGGTGATCGCCACCGGCTTCCAGACCGAGAAGCTGCACAAGAAAGACAAAGTGGTTTCGGCGGCGGCCACAGCGATCGCGCAGCAGCGGACGGCGGCCTCCTACGCGCAGCCCGCGACTCCGCCGCCTCCGCCGACGCGGCCTTCGATCCCGATCGCGGCGCGGCCGGTGCAGTCTCCGTCGCCGCTGCAGAACGCCAAGGAAGCGGTGCGCGACGTCGAGCGCGACGACCTCGACGTGCCCGCCTTCATCCGCAAGCGCGGTGACGTGCAGTAG
- the ftsA gene encoding cell division protein FtsA, whose protein sequence is MGKEQPNLLTAIDVGSAKVCAIVAEITETGVRYRGHGIAESRGTRKGVIVDLDKAVASIQRAAEQAENLAEAPVESAVVGVAGPHVRGVNSRGGIALGARSREITRDDVRSAVERARAVALPPDREVLHLLPQEFILDDHNGIRDPAGMVGSKLEVQVHLATAASTATQNVVTAVNRAGIQVDDTVFEPLAAADAVLRSDERELGVCLCDVGAGSMDVIVFFEGAVAHSGVIPIGGDHFTNDVAVGLRTPLHEAEKIKKLFGNALVTRVPEGNEIEVPAVGDKPSRLMPQRLLAEILEPRAYELFEMLRDHLRQAGVLELCGAGSVLTGGAARLPSLAEVAETVLRKPSRLGRPSPIAKMPATLAEPEFASAVGLVFYGHRTRLLRGPQEQGIGARLKSLFARKSG, encoded by the coding sequence ATGGGAAAAGAGCAGCCGAACCTACTCACCGCGATTGACGTGGGCAGCGCCAAGGTCTGCGCCATCGTGGCGGAGATCACGGAAACGGGTGTGCGCTACCGCGGGCACGGCATCGCGGAATCGCGCGGCACCCGCAAGGGCGTGATCGTCGACCTCGACAAAGCCGTCGCGAGCATCCAGCGCGCCGCCGAGCAGGCCGAGAACCTGGCGGAGGCGCCGGTGGAAAGCGCGGTCGTCGGCGTCGCCGGCCCGCACGTGCGCGGCGTGAACAGCCGCGGCGGCATCGCGCTGGGCGCGCGCTCGCGCGAGATCACGCGCGACGACGTGCGCTCCGCCGTGGAACGCGCCCGCGCGGTCGCGCTGCCGCCGGACAGGGAAGTGCTGCACCTGCTGCCGCAGGAGTTCATCCTCGACGACCACAACGGCATCCGCGATCCCGCCGGGATGGTCGGCTCCAAGCTCGAGGTGCAGGTTCATCTGGCGACCGCGGCTTCGACTGCCACGCAGAACGTGGTGACGGCGGTGAATCGCGCCGGCATCCAGGTGGACGACACGGTTTTCGAGCCGCTCGCCGCCGCGGACGCCGTCCTGCGATCCGACGAGCGCGAGCTCGGCGTCTGCCTGTGCGACGTCGGCGCCGGCTCGATGGACGTGATCGTCTTCTTCGAGGGCGCGGTCGCGCACAGCGGCGTGATCCCCATCGGCGGCGACCACTTCACCAACGACGTTGCGGTCGGCCTGCGCACGCCGCTGCACGAGGCCGAGAAGATCAAGAAGCTGTTCGGCAACGCCCTGGTCACGCGCGTGCCGGAAGGCAATGAGATCGAGGTGCCCGCGGTCGGCGACAAGCCGTCGCGCCTGATGCCGCAGCGCCTGCTGGCGGAGATTCTGGAGCCGCGCGCCTACGAGCTGTTCGAGATGCTGCGCGACCACCTGCGTCAGGCCGGCGTGCTGGAGCTCTGCGGCGCCGGCTCGGTGCTCACGGGCGGAGCCGCGCGCCTGCCGTCGCTGGCGGAGGTCGCCGAGACCGTGCTGCGCAAGCCGTCGCGCCTCGGCCGGCCGTCGCCGATCGCCAAGATGCCGGCCACGCTGGCCGAGCCGGAATTCGCCAGCGCCGTCGGCCTGGTCTTCTATGGCCATCGCACGCGCCTGCTGCGCGGTCCGCAGGAGCAGGGCATCGGGGCAAGGCTGAAGTCGCTGTTTGCAAGGAAGTCAGGGTAG